In Rhea pennata isolate bPtePen1 chromosome 20, bPtePen1.pri, whole genome shotgun sequence, a single window of DNA contains:
- the LOC134149247 gene encoding argininosuccinate lyase, which translates to MATEERGDKLWGGRFVGTTDPIMEILNSSIAIDQRLSEVDIQASVAYAKALEKAGILTKPELEKILSGLEKISEEWSKGVFVVNKSDEDIHTANERRLKELIGDIAGKLHTGRSRNDQVVTDLKLFMKNSVSVLSTHLLQLIKTLVERAAIEIDVILPGYTHLQKAQPIRWSQFLLSHAVALTRDSERLGELKKRISVLPLGSGALAGNPLDIDREMLRSELDFASISLNSMDAVSERDFVVEFLFVATLLMTHLSRLAEDLIIYSTSEFGFLTLSDAYSTGSSLMPQKKNPDSLELIRGKAGRVFGRCASILMILKGLPSTYNKDLQEDKEAVFDVVDTLTAVLQIATGVISTLQINKENMEKALTPEMLSTDLALYLVRKGLPFRQAHVACGKAVHLAETKGITINNLSLEDLKSISPLFGSDVSQVFSFVNSVEQYTAAGGTAKSSVTAQIEQLRELLKKLKEQA; encoded by the exons ATGGCAACCGAGGAGAGG GGGGATAAACTTTGGGGAGGAAGGTTTGTCGGAACCACGGATCCCATCATGGAGATTCTGAACTCCTCCATTGCCATTGACCAGAGACTGTCTGAAGTTGATATCCAGGCAAGCGTGGCTTATGCCAAAGCCTTGGAGAAGGCTGGCATCCTCACTAAACCTGAGCTGGAGAAGATCCTGAGTGGCCTGGAAAAG ATCTCTGAGGAGTGGTCTAAAGGAGTCTTTGTGGTGAACAAAAGCGATGAGGATATCCACACTGCCAACGAGCGCAGACTGAAG GAGCTGATTGGAGATATTGCAGGAAAGCTGCACACTGGAAGAAGCAGGAACGATCAG GTTGTGACCGACCTGAAGCTATTCATGAAGAACTCCGTCTCTGTGCTGTCCACTCACCTGCTGCAGCTCATTAAGACGCTGGTGGAACGTGCTGCCAT AGAAATTGATGTTATCCTCCCTGGCTacactcatctgcagaaagCTCAGCCCATCAGATGGAGCCAGTTCTTGCTCAG CCATGCTGTTGCACTGACCCGTGACTCTGAGCGCCTGGGAGAGCTGAAGAAGAGGATCAGTGTCTTGCCCTTGGGAAG CGGTGCTCTGGCTGGCAACCCACTGGATATTGACAGAGAGATGCTGCGCAGCG AGCTGGACTTTGCTTCCATCAGCCTGAACAGCATGGATGCTGTCAGCGAGAGAGACTTTGTGG tgGAATTTCTCTTTGTTGCCACCCTGCTGATGACCCACCTGAGCAGGCTGGCTGAAGATCTCATCATCTACAGCACCAGTGAGTTTGGCTTCCTGACCCTCTCCGATGCCTACAG cACTGGGAGCAGCCTGATGCCTCAGAAGAAGAACCCGGATAGTCTGGAACTGATCCGTGGCAAAGCTGGACGAGTGTTTGGAAGG TGTGCCTCTATTCTCATGATTCTCAAAGGACTTCCAAGCACCTACAACAAGGATCTGCag GAGGACAAGGAGGCTGTCTTTGATGTGGTGGATACCCTGACTGCTGTGCTCCAGATTGCCACTGGAGTCATTTCGACCCTCCAG ATCAACAAGGAGAATATGGAGAAAGCTTTGACCCCTGAAATGCTGTCCACTGACCTGGCTCTCTACTTGGTTCGTAAAGGA TTGCCATTCAGACAAGCCCATGTTGCCTGTGGAAAAGCTGTCCACCTTGCTGAGACTAAGGGCATCACCATCAATAATCTCAGCCTGGAAGACCTGAAGAGCATCAG CCCCCTGTTTGGCAGCGACGTGTCCCAGGTCTTCAGCTTCGTCAACAGCGTGGAGCAGTACACGGCCGCGGGAGGCACTGCCAAGAGCAGCGTGACTGCCCAGATTGAGCAGCTGAGGGAGCTGctgaagaagctgaaggaacAAGCTTAG